The Helicoverpa armigera isolate CAAS_96S chromosome 5, ASM3070526v1, whole genome shotgun sequence sequence TACCTAAACCGTACAACCGCAATAGTTGCATTTTTAAACTATGGAAGAAACGGTTACAGATACAATTAAGTACCCAACAAATGAAAGAGATAAAGTGATAGGCACATTATTCAGGCGGCGAATATTAAAGCAAACTTCTAGACTCCACTTAAAGATTCAATACACCACGAGATGTACCTATAAAAACGGTTAATATGCCATCCACATCTCTTGGCGGCGTGACGCATGCCAGAATTCCAATTTCAGTGTGTAATAAAGAATTAAACGAGGCGGGCAACGAGCCTCCCGCGCTGTGCTGCGCGACTGCGTGGAAGTAATAAGGTTGTAAGTCCCCGTGCTCCTCGTTACTCCACTCGACTACAAACTGCTCTCCATGAAACACTGTATGCTTTACGGGTTacatgctttatttttattcgcttCATTTCTTGCCGCGAAACAAAATTGCGTGCCAGCTAAgcggaaaaaataaaaagctaatttggacaaattattgttttacccGAAATGAAAAAGCTCTGGCACAGATAATCTAATCCTATAAGTATTAGCTCCAACTTTGTTTGGTTATGAATGTCTGACGTATGTACGTAATGATTACATCATAAGATTCAAATACAATCCCATTATGGGAATATGAAGCTTGGTTTGTGGAGTAAAATACCTACTGGCGTCCAGATAATAAAATGACAAGTAGCAGAGACATTCGTTTTAAGTGTTTCATTATAAAGAAGTTGTAATTTATGACGTACttagaataaaaaatctgtGGAGTACATGGCTCCTTGTTTATGAGTCATAAAAGCTGAAAGTGAGACCGAGTGAGGCGGAGGCCACTTACTTATGATTCAGAATGTAATGATTCGTATATAAGTAGAATATTGATGAAAGGAAATTGGAAAACCAGATCAAGCATAGGAAACAAGATGGGAGACACATATGATACCAGTTCAAGTACGATTGACTTGATGATTGGTATATTTCTGTAAAAGCTTAAAACaccaacttctaaaaacattaATGTACAGAAGAACTTGCCCTTCGCAAgctattagaaaaaaaatgaattcaCTGTATGTAGGAAATTCTTTGGAGCAATGTCTCACGTGGAACACAAATCATTGGACATTGATTAAAACATGTGGGTCAGCCACATATTAAATCGTATAGATTTGTAAGATTTCgtctcaaaaaaaaatctaagccTACGTAAGCCGTAGCCTACGTACAGCCTTATATTTATATACCACACTGGTGCCTCGTGATCATTTCAAATATGTACACAAACGCATACTACGTCACATTTTATACCACGCACGACCTTATTTCTCTGAAAGCAAAAAGCAATGTTTCTATAAACTTCTGtagaataaatattcaaatatggaAATCCAAATGAATAACTCGTAAAGAACAGAAAAATGTAGAATATGAAATGCAAACTTTAGAAAATTACACGTTAGGAAAAATCTAGTTCATTACGTAGATAAGGTTATAATTGTACCATGTGCTTAAGTAATTTGTAAGTTGGCCAAATTGTTCGTGTGTGTTAGTGAATGAACACATTCGTCCTGCGGTCTCAGGCTCGTTCAATCATCGCCAGTCTGTTTTATTCACGCAAACGGTACCGGGCAAGCTCAATATACGACCTTCATTTGCAAACTTGGGTCCTGAATTAAGTTTTTCGTATGTACTTCGTATGGTTTGTTCATCTCAAATACAGACCTCATTTACGCAAGTTTAATTGCCATTTACTTCTGTCCCTTTTGAATGAAATTGATGTTAATAAAGACAGAGTTTGGGCAATAGGTCCACCAGATGACTAGTGGTCACGTAACCGACAGGCGAAGGACAAACTATGCCGTAAAGTAACGAATCCCAGAATCTGACACGAAGTGATCGATaagataaaactttattatggATCTACTCGCTACTCATCCCTCAGTTCTTATTATTTACGATTTTGTGTGTCCGAGACCTGAGTAATCAGTTTCTCAAAGTAAGCCCATAATTTCGCCGACCTTCATTGCGCTGAACAATCTGCAGTACAGTTAACACCCACAATATCAAAGCTATTCAAAAACTAAATACTGCGTAATAGCGTGTTTACTCGACAGCATTCTCCAATAAACTGTATTTGTAAAGCAAATAATGCCAAGTCTTCATTAAAATCACAATAGAATCTATTGTAATGAAACCGGATCCTCGCTCGGAGCAGTAAGCGGTGAGAGTACGTAATTAAACCTTGCAATTAACATGGACGTAATTCTTGCTGAGCGGACTTTCGCCATTCCGACCAGCTTGCAAATGTTCCTTCCTTtcgaatattatttaattgtcaCTGCCTTAGTTCAACTAAggtatttatttagcttttacATGGCTTTTGCTTCCAAGCCATGTACAACATCCTTAAAACTCAGAAAACTCTTACACAAAATTCTGATATGCATTAATTTTCAGCCAATGTGTCATTTATGAAGAAAAACTCAGTTTGCTTGAAAAATTGAAAGATTCGCAGTTAATTTATGTCAAGCATGATCGATTGATTCGAGACTCCACTGGTTCGGGAAAAAGTCGAACAAGAAGTTCAATGTACGATGTCCCAGCACCAAACTGCATTATGTCACGGTTCTCACGGTTATATGAACGAAGTCAAATATCTTGTAACAATTTCTTGTTTAATAAAACTTTCCTAGATTCAAGTTCAGGTCCCTGGTGTGCTCTATCCAACTATaacatttctttaattaagtaGATAAGAGAAGTGCATTAGAAACGTACAATTCTATTTAAGGTTCTCCATGGGCGGCCAGCTTCAATTTTCCACTGTTTACTTTCGCGGGAGGGGTGGGAGCAGGGAGAAAGGGGGCACAGAGGAATTTATCGCGTAGAGATTCAATAAGGAAAATACTTGTTtcaatagtaatattttaaaaatcattaatGGAGTGTCATCCTTAACTTTAATTGACAATTtcatgtatttatgtatatatgACAGGTTTGCTTTCTTTCCTTGTAATAATATGGTACAAATCTAAACTCCAGAAACTTGGCCGGTTATCAATCTCAGATGGGGGAGGGTGAgtatttttgtttctaatttCCTCTGACTAAATGATATTTCTCTCGCTTTGTGTAGCGAGTACCTTTCCTGaagttatataatttaattacttacgcTATCAAATGACATAGAACTGGGTTTGTATTTCAAACATTACTCTGAAACAACATATCAAGGTCCGCTTTGAGTCCCTCTTCAAATTTTGTGAAATGTTATACACATATCAAATGTTTCCTCGTGGCTCCGCTTACGTTATAAGATTTCAATTTCCGAGAATTAAAGATATTAGATAAGTATttcatatcaatatttattcgATCATCAGCTGTCTCTTTACCCAGCGAACAGAAATTTGACTGCTTCATCGGTTTATTTGAGTGTATTCTCCTCGTTGTAGACGTGTTCCTCAAACACTCAATCCCATTGTTTCCAGTATACTCGTAACTTTATACTTCCACAGGTAATCCAATAGTAGCCGTGAGTGACGTTTAGAAGACAAACCGGAGTTGGATGGTTCCCCCGAGACAATTGCACCTAGTACACTAGCTCGTTTAACTAGTTGCCAGTTTAAACCGAGTTCTGATTAGATGGACTCGTACTGCTTGATTACTTATAGTTCGTTTGGAACACATGCATTTGTGGTGAGACTGCATTTTGGAATTGTAAAACTAAACCTCAACACGGCATTTGGTTCAAATGTTTTGGTGCTCATCATAATGCTTTTGTCAGATTTATTCAGAACAGGGAAAAAAATTGGCAATGAACCTTTTTATCGAATAAAAACATCTTTGGCGtctttataacaattttttttttttttagtaaaccAACTAAGCATGAATACTCGTGTACtaaatgtaagtacttactCATTGACCCTCAAACGACATCAGATACCAACCGTAATGTCAGAGGTCACTATGCATTATTAAATGCATGCCATGCGCGGGAAATGGGGCTTCTTAtaggaatttaaaattatattctagtCATTTCTGTGGCATAAGCTAAGTTAGATCGAGTTTGAGGTTGACTGGAAAGAGAATTACAGATTAACATAGCTGTCTGTGATATACCCTGATGCCCTGCCTTACGTgaaaaaagcagccccaaacaAACAGCATAACtaagataaaagataataaagaggaatcattttttagtttgtttatttgtaacctAAGGCtatgaaactactgaacagatttgaaaaattcttacaatGTTGTGAAGCTATCCCGAGtaaaaaaggctatattttatctgggccCGGACAGTGTGTCCTAGGGACGCAGGTAAAACtgcgggaaaatagctagtattttataaatgtagaaTCATTCTGTATATTATAAGGGGTCTTCTTCGTCAATGTTAATCCATACAGCGCTATCTCGATACGGTTTATCTGATAGTGTCCTAAACAGAGCATCCATTAATACGATAAATTATATCTGTTGTTATATTTTCTCAATATCTATGTCATAATGACAATCCAGTTGACAGTAATATCAAAGTTAATCATTACAATTTTAGAAGCGTCATCTTGACGCAAAGCCGGGTGGTCGATATCAAAGTTTTCCAAACTCAGATAAAGTATTCTTCATGCATTGTGTACCGTCAGCAACAGGCTTTCAGcaatcattttaaaaaacttaatacCATTCATAATTTCACCGTTCGTTGGAAAGAATTTCAAATGTCAGTTGTTACGTTTTACAATGAAGTAACTTTTtggaatcaataaaaaaatctacttcaaattatttaaaaagagttTTGCTTGGATAGATTGATGATTATTGCAATCAGCCCTAAAATTGACAGTCTTCAACTGTAAGTCCTACTGCATCACATTGTGAATGAATAACATCTACCTATACGTAAGCTAATATTCTTGTGAAAGCTTCATGCAAGCTTCACAGATTTGATAGTATAGTAAGTAAAGCGCTCGTTGCTTATGTTGTTGCCATTTTCTTCGTCGCATTAACTTGTAAAGTGTAGCCCGGACTTGCGTTGTGAGCTTGTCTCATTAAATCTGGTTTACCACTCTGAACATTACAAAGTTTGGAGAGCATAGTTACTGACAGTCATGtttcctgacaatttattatgcACATCTAGTTAATTATAACTTGTTACGCGTTTAATGGTTGAGCATGTCTTTATGCGTATGCATGTGGAAGTTTTAACTTGGTGGGGCTTTTATGATGCTATGAATAAAACAAGATACAAAATCTTTTCACAAGTATGGGTTGTTACACTTTCATCGCTGGATAGCCATTTACAACGATAATTTGGGTGAAACATATTCTAAAGAAAAGATTGGACTGTGTGCTTGAAAGATGTCAAGATAAACAAGGGAATGAATGTATAAGTATGACAGCTGCCAAagaggaatggaagcggaaaacatATTGCCCCGACCCCACATAAATTGCTAGaacgaagaagaagaagtagctAGCTATATGTTACCTGAGAACCTTCCCGTCGTACTGCAAGAAACGAAGCAGGTGATCTTCTTGAATTTTGGATCTCTTCGGCGGCCGCACATTCTTCCATCGTTCTTTCTCAGCATAGGCGTCCACAGGCAATGTCTCCTCTTTCGATATCTCCATACCTTGGGACTCCAGCCATTCCTGGAAAAAACATTACGCATTAAACAAAGCTCCATTATTGGAACAATGAATTCAACCTTGTGAAACATATTCGTGCGATGACTAGACAAAATATGTATGCGATTTAAGTCATCACAATTATTGTTCAATAGtagcaattttaatattgcaaATCATGGAACTTCTGAtgaaatttaataaattatggtGAAATTCAATCTTTTTTCTCGAATTTTCGACCCTGTAGGACGCAAAGAATTGTCTTAGTTCGTTTGTTTTATGTTGAACTACCTACAGCTGAATTTAATTGTCAGTAGGTGATGGTGATggcctcctagccgattatcggctacggcggctgttctcatgtaaggagatcagccaactgcgcaggacatattatagtgcacgagcacttgcgcagacacaggtgcactccctattccttcactctcggaacccgatgggacggcaatccgacacgaccggagagagatcaggcgcaggaccgacgtTTACGCGTCAGTAGGTACTTCACTATTAATTTACCCGCGGATATGTTTGAGAGAAATCTAATAGTTTAATGGAGCTTAGGAGTTTTTGCTGATGTTTAGCTCCCGACGAGAACTGATAATGCTATAAAAAAATCCAGGAAAGGTGTGGCCGGTCAAAATGTAATAGATTTTTTGTGTCACCATATCATATTATATTGTgaaaatatgtagataataattattttgaatgagaattaaaaaatattacctatctCTTACTGTAATCAATAGATAGGTACTACGAATAGGATATAGGTATGTTATATCTGGTTATTAGGCACCTATATTCTAGGTGTAATcacataacaattttaatttagttgtgTTATTGTAAAGGTTGAATGTATTCATTTGCATTACGATAAGGTTTCCTAGATTGTTAGACTATGATATTtgtatacagaaaaaaaaatctctcgCTATTACGCTATTATGTCGTaaatttttaaagaaagtaaCTAGTAAACGCGTAAAAAAGAAGTTTTGCTtataaatgttagttttatGACTTTATCCATTTGTAATGACTGTCATctgtgataaaataaaagatatcttAGACTATTTCATCGCCGTGAGCATGAGCCTCCGTGGCGCAATTGGCTAGCGCGTTCGGCTGTTAACCGAAAGGTTGGTGGTTCGAGCCCACCCGGGGGCGTTTCTTTTACACAAACTTACTTCTATTGTTACCTCATGAAAATAACATGACTCAGTATAAAGGATATGCCCCGTCATGCACTACATGTATATGCTTAGcttgttttcaattttcatgACTGCATTTAGCGTTGCTATTTCTTTTACGGCAGGCGCTGATATATCAACACGCAACagacattcaatatttttatttacctattacaGCTACAATTAGTCTTTTAGTAATTGTCTTTTAGTTACGCATATTGACAATAATCAAGTGTTATTGTAGCTGAATTGATCCTGCATCACCTGCCCGCTGTATTTCCAAAAGAATACAGAAGGTGAATGCCCCGATTTGCTGTAATGAAATAAAAGGATAGGTACAAAACATGTCAAGTGTGAAATGGGGACACAAATCAAATTAGAGGAAGTGCTACGAGATATGAGCATAATAAAAGTGGCACATAAGAAATTGGAACGATTCATATAGGTTAAGACTTCCTTATAGGGAAGTATCCTCCTAAAGTACTCTAACACTAACTCGAAAGACTATCGTGCCAAGCATTAtgattaaacaaaatacaatcacATTTCTTAGCAAAAAATTCAAACATGAttgttttttacttatttatttggaGCGAAACTGTAACgagatttttttcttcaaaaacaaatgaattgatGAGCCTGTTTCGGAACCAGACAGGCTTGCATGCGGCTGTAGTCACTGAAAATGAATTATTACCAGAAACTGAAAGCTCTGAAACGAATGCATAATTAAGTACGGTTTTTTGCTCGCGGAAGGATTTATggaattatattaaaacagtaaacgtctaaatacaatattttctctaattttctttaaaattgttaCTCTGTGCCCAGTTAAATCACAAGATTCTTTTAACTGCCTTAAACGTCGTTTTCTACTCTAAAATGACATAACTTTAATTCCCGCTTCAAAACCACATCGCATGTACGATAGATCATCTTCATTTCTATTTTATCGAATGCATGAATCGCGTGCGGTCCGCTCATTGCTATGAGAACCCGCCAGGCACTTGTGAGTAACACTGACCTCGGGATCTCGTGAGCAGACAGCTACTGTGTAAATAGAACCGAGGCTCATTGTCCAGACCAAACAGTACCGACGTCCATTGCTAGACGACTTGTATGCACGAAGGTGATCCGACATGTAGCTACAGTCCACAGTCCAAGGTAGGAACTATAAGCACAGATTTCTACGTAAATGGGTAACTATGGGTAGCCATTACGGTAGTAggtaattatatgtataaaacatGACCTTGGGACGAAActtaatattttcctcataggTACATCGTGGCGAAAAAACGTCTACAAAAAGTGATTTTTGTAGACGTTCGACCTCTAACTACCTATATTGTACAACTGCTATTGAAGTCCCAACTAATAAAGTTACTATAATAATTCCTTTTGACGCAAGTTTCAACTCTAAAGTTTTCTATAACGTCTAAATTCTTTTAAAGATGttagaaatcatttttttttcacatcttTGATCTTTATAGTAAACATCGTTCTGAAGGTTTCAAAATAACAAAGCggaaacagtttatttttacacaagtgTTGTAAGTATGTAGTTTCCAGTGGAGACGAAATCAACATACATTAATTTGGCGTTTAGTTGACGTGTTATCGCAGCGATAACGAGCTCAGAAGCAATGTACATTGTCATTACGTATATAAGCAACAGTAACGCTACAACAGCGcaataattttgttgtaaagTCGCCTCGCCCGGTGTCCGGCATTCATTCGTGCGGCGACTCCCTCGCGTGCGTAACACTGTCTTatcttcaataataaaaatattgtgtacaaaatgGTGGCGATCACGTTAACTAACCCGGTAGTGCAGTCCTACATGCTGTATTCCGCTATATTAGCCTTCAAACTAATGTTATTATCGCCGCTGACGGGAGCCATGCGGGGATTGCGACGTGTATTTGCCAATCCGGAAGATGCGCAACTGTTGAAGGAAAGCAAGGTCAAGCTGGACGATCCAGTGATAGAGAGAATACGGCGGGCGCATCTTAATGACTTGGAGAACATCCCGGCGTTCTGGGTGCTTGGTGCTCTGTACGTGACGACAGGCCCGGTGGCTGCCTGGGCCACGCTACTGTTCCGAGTCTACACACTGGGCAGGATCCTGCACACCATTGTATATGCCGTGGTGCCGCTGCCGCAGCCGGCACGGTTCCTCGCCTTCGTCATCCCTGCAACCGTTTCGTACTACATGGCCTCACAAGTTATCCTCTACTACATTACAGCTTTGTAAATCTCCGTAACTCAAcgaattgaaaataatttaagaaatgtTGGTGTGACTAGTTGTTaattcactttttatttattacgctTACTATCCTAAATATGTTTGAGATTATTAACCATTTACTTAAGTGTAGTggatgtgtaaatatttttaatgtggagcatttaattacaaacacaaacTTTGTCGTTTCTAAGTTTTAAGTAGTGACCCAAATGGTGAAAATTGTAGTTTGACAGACCGTAGTAAAACTACTTCAGAATTAAAAGTAAGAGGAATTGTGCAAATTATAGCAGAACAATTACAATTACGTAATCATACCCAAACATGCTTGATTCTGTCACAGAAACAATAGTGATTGTTTCCCTTTTACTAGATTGGGCTCTTATGTTATGACTATTGTATAAATTAATCACGTGTCATTATAAAGACACACCTTCAATAAACCCATTTGACTAATTAAATTGTACTTTACTTGActcagcatttttatttttgttgattatAGACACGCGTTTGACGTTTGGTCAAAGTTGGAGCATGCTTATCTAAAAGTAACCATTCACTCTTGCTTGAAGACTCCCGTGTAGTTTAAATATGGAGAAATCCgaactaaaatatttgaatttgaaattagaacATTCACAAAACAACAAGAACACAAAAtcagaacttttatttttactcaGTTTTAAGAGACATGCTGAGAAATCAATAGTAGTTAGGTACACTTGCTTAGCCTTAAGCCAATAGCTCAATTACTATTAGATCTTACCTATCCTATCCTATCCTTACGTCCTAGGCTACCTCTGGGATTATGCTAACTAACACCCATCCCAACAGTTTTATTGTCTTTTGTAGGCAGATAGATTTTCACTTAATTTgcaagtaggtataatattgaAGAACTGGCCAAGCGCGAGGCAAATAATCCTACAAAAGGATACATTTTCATGTGTCGTTTTCAGAGCAATACAGTAAAATTAGAAAGATTGATATGATATATTAATAGTAAGCGAATACATTATAGGCCATCAAAAAGCGTCTAAATTGGAAGGTAGGTTACCTACTCAACGGTTACACGGAGTTGTGCCTATGCCTCTTAAAATTACATGATTTACACTCATCGCAAACCATTTCGCACGAACGATGGATCACTCGCGTGCCGTCCACTCGTTGCTATAACAAAATGCACAGGCTCTTGTCAGTAACATCTATTTATAGAATCTGCGGTAACACTGACCTTCAAATTCTTCTTCCTAGCAAAAACAAAGTAAGGCCACTGAAGGATGGGCGTTATGGGGCCAACTGTGTCTTTTAAAAAGTGCTGTATACGGTcaattatgaataaattattttgagtttatGGACGCAAGTTCAGTCCATGGTAGGAACTAATTGGTATTCAGTTTGGATCGACATATTAGTCATTCTTATGtcatttgattaaaataatagggTCATGAATATAAATGGAGAAAAAAACGTCGACCACAAAAGGTTTGAATTTCTGTCAATGTTTTAACATGATGGCATCATCAGAACATAAAATTCAGCCTACACCTTAAATGGGAATTAAACCTGGCACTACAGCCCTA is a genomic window containing:
- the LOC110375272 gene encoding uncharacterized protein LOC110375272 — encoded protein: MVAITLTNPVVQSYMLYSAILAFKLMLLSPLTGAMRGLRRVFANPEDAQLLKESKVKLDDPVIERIRRAHLNDLENIPAFWVLGALYVTTGPVAAWATLLFRVYTLGRILHTIVYAVVPLPQPARFLAFVIPATVSYYMASQVILYYITAFNPVVQSYILYSAILAFKLLILSPITGATRMSRRVFANPEDAKLLKGAKVKYDDPVVERFRRAHLNDLENIPAFWVLGALYVTTGPVAAWATLLFRVYTLGRILHTIVYAVVPLPQPARILAFVFPASVSFYMASQVILHYITAL